One window of the Dehalococcoidia bacterium genome contains the following:
- a CDS encoding Maf family protein, with product MMRLLLLSASPRRRDLLAASGLSFEVCPVAIDETPRPGESPAQLAERLAREKAAVAPVRDAWGIAADTVVALEGEVFGKPATPEEAVAMLRRLRGRWHEVYTAVAVRRPDGVLLSAVDRTRVLMRSYSDQEIAAYVASGDPLDKAGAYAIQHPGFRPVERIEGRYDTVVGLPVPLVMQLLDAAGWPLRSAASPQ from the coding sequence ATGATGCGGCTGCTGCTCCTCTCGGCGTCGCCGCGCCGGCGCGACCTCCTTGCTGCAAGCGGCCTCTCTTTTGAGGTCTGCCCAGTCGCCATCGACGAGACCCCCCGCCCCGGGGAGTCCCCCGCGCAGCTCGCGGAGCGGCTGGCCCGCGAAAAAGCGGCCGTGGCCCCGGTGCGCGACGCTTGGGGCATCGCCGCCGACACCGTCGTTGCCCTCGAAGGCGAGGTGTTCGGCAAGCCGGCAACCCCCGAGGAAGCGGTCGCGATGCTTCGCCGGCTGCGCGGCCGCTGGCATGAGGTGTATACCGCAGTCGCCGTTCGCCGTCCGGATGGCGTTCTCCTCTCCGCGGTTGACCGCACCCGTGTCCTCATGCGCTCGTATAGTGACCAGGAGATCGCCGCCTACGTCGCGAGCGGCGACCCGCTCGACAAAGCGGGAGCGTATGCAATCCAGCATCCGGGCTTCCGGCCGGTCGAGCGGATCGAAGGGCGATACGATACTGTCGTCGGGCTGCCGGTACCCCTGGTCATGCAGCTGCTCGATGCTGCCGGCTGGCCGCTCAGGTCAGCCGCAAGTCCGCAATAA
- the rlmB gene encoding 23S rRNA (guanosine(2251)-2'-O)-methyltransferase RlmB yields MPTETILGRHAVSEALRAGRPIRRLLVVGARGLVPPSYHDLAALARQHDIPVHIVNRQTLDRLGAQHQGIAAEVEPFAYVELDALFEAAAASGRPFLAVVLDSVQDPQNFGTLLRTAAALGAHGILLPKHRSVAVTPAVERASAGAVSRLRIHRATNLPRALDQLRERGVWVYGIDARAPLRYDQVDLTGPIALVVGSEGAGISRLVGEHCDRMLRVPMAGEFDSLNVAVAGSIVLAEVFRQRERVGEAAEGPLPPKQAKASSAAGARETAPVSAPPTPGLPRPTPDRQPTRAQGGKRRSGRPPGMGGRGRPGRRK; encoded by the coding sequence ATGCCCACGGAGACAATCCTTGGTCGGCACGCGGTCAGCGAGGCGCTTCGCGCCGGGCGTCCCATCCGTCGGCTGCTGGTGGTCGGCGCGCGGGGGCTTGTGCCTCCGTCGTACCACGATCTCGCCGCGCTCGCCCGGCAGCACGACATCCCGGTGCACATCGTTAACCGCCAAACGCTCGACCGGCTCGGCGCTCAGCATCAAGGAATTGCGGCGGAGGTGGAGCCGTTCGCCTACGTTGAGCTCGACGCGCTCTTCGAGGCGGCAGCCGCAAGCGGGCGCCCCTTCTTGGCCGTCGTGCTCGACTCGGTTCAAGATCCCCAGAACTTCGGAACACTTCTCCGCACTGCTGCCGCGCTTGGCGCCCACGGCATCCTTCTTCCGAAGCACCGGTCGGTAGCCGTCACCCCGGCAGTGGAGCGCGCCTCTGCCGGCGCCGTATCGCGGCTGCGTATCCACCGCGCCACGAACCTTCCCCGAGCGCTCGACCAGCTCCGAGAGCGGGGAGTGTGGGTGTATGGGATCGATGCTCGCGCTCCCCTGCGCTACGATCAGGTGGACCTGACCGGGCCGATTGCTCTTGTCGTCGGCTCGGAGGGAGCCGGGATCAGTCGTCTCGTCGGCGAACACTGCGACCGGATGCTCCGCGTGCCGATGGCCGGCGAATTCGACTCCCTGAACGTCGCGGTCGCCGGCTCAATCGTCTTGGCCGAAGTCTTCCGCCAGCGCGAGCGAGTAGGCGAAGCGGCGGAAGGGCCGCTCCCCCCGAAGCAGGCCAAGGCGAGCTCCGCCGCCGGCGCGCGCGAGACCGCGCCAGTCTCTGCTCCTCCGACGCCCGGCCTGCCCCGGCCGACCCCTGACCGCCAGCCGACGCGGGCTCAGGGCGGGAAGCGACGCTCCGGTCGGCCGCCGGGCATGGGCGGGCGGGGACGCCCCGGCCGCCGGAAATGA